In Rathayibacter sp. VKM Ac-2762, one DNA window encodes the following:
- a CDS encoding M23 family metallopeptidase: protein MSPDSPAPAAPASTPGESTPPLSRRELRERERALALASDVSLASGSDDLLAAPTAEQLREAERRVASVRSAPAPVPAPRATPLRPVRRARVGGLVALSFVAAIVAATSLPATSLLTAEDVQAQSLSTPFGADARRGAQSFVAGEVSAETVARDGFGVQERKTQTNVADIVRTSDTGFTNDPNASIQWPFAVGVPVGDRFGYRNCAGCSVNHGGTDFNPGDGSPIQAIADGVVRTVIDGEGSLGVHVIVDHEIDGQLVSSVYAHMQHGSAAVSEGDPVKVGQLLGLVGTTGMSTGPHLHFEIRLDGVTKVDSYLWLKANAGR from the coding sequence GTGAGCCCCGATTCGCCCGCCCCCGCTGCCCCTGCATCGACCCCCGGCGAATCGACTCCACCCCTCTCCCGTCGCGAGCTCCGCGAGCGCGAGCGCGCTCTGGCCCTCGCCTCCGACGTCTCGCTCGCGAGCGGCTCCGACGACCTCCTCGCGGCACCCACGGCGGAGCAGCTGCGCGAGGCGGAGCGCCGCGTCGCCTCGGTCCGCAGCGCCCCGGCGCCCGTCCCCGCTCCGCGCGCGACGCCGCTCCGGCCCGTGCGCCGGGCCCGGGTCGGCGGACTCGTCGCCCTCTCCTTCGTCGCGGCCATCGTGGCGGCGACCTCTCTGCCGGCCACATCGCTCCTGACCGCGGAGGACGTGCAGGCGCAGAGCCTCTCGACCCCCTTCGGCGCCGACGCCCGCCGCGGCGCGCAGTCGTTCGTCGCCGGCGAGGTCAGCGCCGAGACGGTCGCCCGCGACGGGTTCGGCGTCCAGGAGCGCAAGACGCAGACCAACGTCGCCGACATCGTCCGCACCTCCGACACCGGCTTCACCAACGACCCGAACGCGTCCATCCAGTGGCCCTTCGCCGTCGGCGTGCCGGTGGGCGACCGCTTCGGCTACCGCAACTGCGCGGGCTGCTCGGTGAACCACGGCGGCACCGACTTCAACCCGGGTGACGGCTCGCCCATCCAGGCGATCGCCGATGGCGTCGTGCGCACGGTCATCGACGGCGAGGGCTCGCTCGGCGTGCACGTGATCGTCGACCACGAGATCGACGGGCAGCTCGTCTCGAGCGTGTACGCGCACATGCAGCACGGCTCGGCGGCCGTGTCCGAGGGCGACCCGGTGAAGGTCGGTCAGCTCCTCGGCCTGGTGGGCACGACCGGCATGTCGACCGGCCCGCACCTGCACTTCGAGATCCGCCTCGACGGCGTGACGAAGGTCGACTCCTACCTCTGGCTCAAGGCCAACGCCGGGCGCTGA
- a CDS encoding inositol monophosphatase family protein gives MSDNAPLLAIARSIAVEAAHLARQRRQDGVEIAASKSSPEDVVTAADREVEELIRRRLAEARPDDGFLGEESGSGGGTSGLTWVVDPIDGTVNYLYGIPSYAVSIAVVEGEPDPATWTALAGAVVNGATGEVTTASRGGGAERDGVVLQVSAPSSLSLALVGTGFGYDAGRRMRQGAVVQELLGSVRDIRRIGSAALDLCSVATGQLNAYYERGLNPWDLAAGALIAEEAGARVAGLDGAPFGSGLLIAAPDPLFAELEDLLRRLRADEV, from the coding sequence ATGAGCGACAACGCCCCCCTCCTCGCCATCGCCCGCTCGATCGCCGTCGAGGCGGCGCACCTCGCCCGCCAGCGGCGGCAGGACGGTGTCGAGATCGCCGCGTCGAAGTCGTCCCCGGAGGACGTGGTGACGGCCGCGGACCGGGAGGTCGAGGAGCTGATCCGCCGGCGCCTGGCCGAGGCGCGTCCGGACGACGGCTTCCTCGGCGAGGAGTCGGGGTCGGGGGGCGGCACGAGCGGGCTGACCTGGGTCGTCGATCCGATCGACGGGACCGTCAACTACCTCTACGGCATCCCCTCCTACGCGGTCAGCATCGCTGTGGTGGAGGGGGAGCCGGATCCCGCGACCTGGACCGCGCTCGCCGGCGCGGTCGTGAACGGAGCGACGGGCGAGGTGACCACGGCCAGCCGAGGCGGGGGAGCCGAGCGGGACGGAGTCGTGCTGCAGGTCTCGGCTCCCTCCTCCCTCTCGCTCGCGCTGGTGGGCACCGGCTTCGGCTACGACGCGGGCCGCCGGATGCGTCAGGGCGCCGTGGTGCAGGAGCTCCTGGGCTCGGTCCGCGACATCCGCCGCATCGGCTCGGCGGCGCTCGACCTGTGCTCGGTGGCCACCGGCCAGCTGAACGCGTACTACGAGCGGGGCCTGAACCCGTGGGACCTCGCTGCGGGCGCCCTCATCGCCGAGGAGGCGGGCGCGCGGGTCGCGGGACTCGACGGCGCGCCCTTCGGCTCCGGCCTGCTCATCGCGGCACCGGATCCTCTCTTCGCCGAGCTGGAGGATCTGCTGCGCCGCCTGCGTGCGGACGAGGTGTAA
- a CDS encoding SDR family oxidoreductase: MSTPIALTGATGGVGGRVARELADAGHALRLLVRDPSRAPELPGAEVVRSSFADAGDSLEGVRLLLMVSASENEERRAEHLAFVDAAAAAGVEHVVYTSFAGAAPDAVFTLARDHAATEDAIRRSGMGWTFLRDNLYLDFLPAMLGEDGAIRGPAGSGRAAVVAREDVARSAAAVLRSPSEHRGAAYELTGPEALTLDEVAATLTAAGRPAVYVDETLEEAYASRRRWNAPDWQLDAWVSTYSAIAAGQLEHVSSDVERLTGRPPLSLAGFLEQEARG, from the coding sequence ATGAGCACCCCTATCGCCCTCACCGGAGCCACCGGAGGCGTCGGCGGCCGCGTCGCGCGCGAGCTCGCCGACGCCGGTCACGCCCTCCGCCTGCTGGTCCGCGACCCGTCCCGCGCGCCCGAGCTCCCCGGGGCCGAGGTGGTGCGCTCCTCCTTCGCCGACGCGGGCGACTCGCTCGAGGGCGTGCGCCTCCTCCTGATGGTCTCCGCCTCCGAGAACGAGGAGCGCCGCGCCGAGCACCTCGCATTCGTCGACGCAGCCGCCGCCGCGGGTGTCGAGCACGTCGTCTACACCTCCTTCGCCGGAGCCGCACCCGACGCGGTCTTCACCCTCGCCCGAGACCACGCGGCCACCGAGGACGCGATCCGCCGCTCCGGCATGGGCTGGACGTTCCTCCGCGACAACCTCTACCTCGACTTCCTGCCCGCGATGCTCGGCGAGGACGGCGCGATCCGCGGACCCGCGGGATCGGGCCGAGCCGCCGTCGTCGCGCGCGAGGACGTGGCCCGCTCGGCCGCGGCTGTCCTCCGCTCCCCCTCCGAGCACCGCGGAGCCGCCTACGAGCTGACCGGGCCCGAGGCCCTCACCCTCGACGAGGTCGCCGCGACACTGACGGCGGCGGGCCGCCCCGCCGTCTACGTCGACGAGACCCTCGAGGAGGCGTACGCGTCACGCCGCCGCTGGAACGCACCGGACTGGCAGCTGGACGCCTGGGTCAGCACCTACTCCGCGATCGCCGCCGGACAGCTGGAGCACGTCTCGTCCGACGTCGAGCGGCTCACCGGACGGCCGCCGCTCTCCCTCGCGGGGTTCCTGGAGCAGGAGGCGCGGGGCTGA
- a CDS encoding YajQ family cyclic di-GMP-binding protein, translated as MADSTFDVVSKIDKMEADNALNQAHKEVEQRYDFKNVGASIAWSGEKILIKANTEERANAILDVFQSKLIKRGISLKSLDAGEPFASGKEYRIEATLKEGIDQEHAKKINKLIRDEAPKSVKSQIQGDELRVSSKSRDDLQATMALLRGADLELDLQFVNFR; from the coding sequence ATGGCAGATTCAACGTTCGACGTCGTCAGCAAGATCGACAAGATGGAGGCGGACAACGCCCTGAACCAGGCCCACAAGGAGGTCGAGCAGCGCTACGACTTCAAGAACGTCGGCGCCTCGATCGCCTGGAGCGGCGAGAAGATCCTGATCAAGGCCAACACCGAGGAGCGGGCGAACGCCATCCTCGACGTCTTCCAGTCGAAGCTGATCAAGCGCGGCATCAGCCTCAAGAGCCTCGACGCGGGCGAGCCCTTCGCGTCCGGCAAGGAGTACCGGATCGAGGCCACCCTCAAGGAGGGCATCGACCAGGAGCACGCGAAGAAGATCAACAAGCTCATCCGCGACGAGGCGCCGAAGTCGGTCAAGTCGCAGATCCAGGGCGACGAGCTCCGCGTCTCCTCGAAGAGCCGCGACGACCTCCAGGCGACCATGGCGCTCCTGCGCGGGGCCGACCTCGAGCTCGACCTCCAGTTCGTCAACTTCCGCTGA
- a CDS encoding NUDIX domain-containing protein, with protein sequence MTAGIDEPDRRGRTGLDREGLDLVGNPDVVVKEVTLLSSDWYVLRTTRFDYRHRDGSWTSEQRETYDRGNGAAVLLYDADARTVVLIRQFRYPAYVNGDLDGMLLEVPAGLLDEDGPEEGARREASEETGLEVGRLEHVFDAFMSPGSVTEKLHFYAGRYRAGTRSGAFAGLADEGEDIEVLELSFDEALTQIGVQIVDAKTIMLLQWAALSGPFSR encoded by the coding sequence GTGACCGCCGGCATCGACGAGCCCGACCGGCGGGGCCGCACCGGACTCGACCGGGAGGGCCTCGACCTCGTCGGGAACCCCGACGTGGTCGTGAAGGAGGTCACCCTCCTCTCGAGCGACTGGTACGTCCTCCGCACCACCCGCTTCGACTACCGGCACCGCGACGGCAGCTGGACCAGTGAGCAGCGCGAGACGTACGACCGGGGGAACGGCGCCGCGGTCCTGCTCTACGACGCCGACGCGCGCACCGTCGTCCTGATCCGGCAGTTCCGCTACCCCGCGTACGTGAACGGCGACCTCGACGGGATGCTCCTCGAAGTGCCCGCCGGTCTCCTGGACGAGGACGGGCCCGAGGAGGGCGCCCGCCGCGAGGCGTCCGAGGAGACCGGACTCGAGGTCGGCCGGCTCGAGCACGTGTTCGACGCGTTCATGAGCCCCGGCTCGGTCACCGAGAAGCTGCACTTCTACGCCGGGCGCTACCGCGCGGGGACCCGCAGCGGAGCGTTCGCGGGACTCGCCGACGAGGGCGAGGACATCGAGGTCCTCGAGCTCTCGTTCGACGAGGCGCTGACCCAGATCGGCGTGCAGATCGTCGACGCGAAGACGATCATGCTCCTGCAGTGGGCGGCCCTGTCCGGCCCGTTCTCGCGCTGA
- a CDS encoding excinuclease ABC subunit UvrA, with protein MTTASPHDVIRVRGARQNNLRGIDVDIPKRRITVFTGVSGSGKSSLVFGTIAAESQRLINETYSAFVQQFMGSPARPDVESLDGLSATIVVDQERMGSNGRSTVGTATDAYTMLRILFSRIGDPHAGTSGAFSFNLPEGMCPRCEGTGRVSSIDLDALIDRSKSLEGGALDAIPNFVVGGWYWKGLAESGLYPADVPIADFTPEQMDAFLHRPATKMAIAGMTMTYEGLLVKVTRLYLAKEAAQPHIRAFAERVATFAACPECGGGRLTRAALESRIGGRNIAECAALQATDLAAWLRGLQAPSVAPIVETLLGTLDALVQVGLGYLSLDRESGTLSGGEAQRVKMVRHLGSSLTDVTYVFDEPTAGLHPHDVSRMIELLRRLRDKGNTVLVVEHKPEIIEIADHVVDLGPRAGAHGGELRFEGTVAQLRTSDTLTGRHLGHRVPLKEAVRRPTGAVEIRGASTHNLRGVDVDVPLGVLTVVTGVAGSGKSSLLHGSLAGRPGVVVADQSPIRGSRRSNPATYTGVLDAIRAAFAKANGVRPALFSANSAGACPVCKGAGMIFTELGPAATVSSVCEECDGKRFTAEVLEYRLRGRNIHEVLSMPIVDAAEFFATGPAHTVLARLVDVGLGYLTLGQPLNTLSGGERQRLKLAINMASTGSVYLLDEPTTGLHLADVDTLLGLLDRLVDSGNSVVVIEHHRALMAHADWIIDVGPGAGHDGGTIVFEGTPVGLAAADTLTGRALAEYAR; from the coding sequence ATGACCACGGCCTCGCCCCACGACGTCATCCGGGTGCGCGGTGCGCGCCAGAACAACCTCCGGGGGATCGACGTCGACATCCCGAAGCGGAGGATCACCGTGTTCACCGGGGTCTCGGGCTCCGGCAAGTCGTCGCTCGTCTTCGGCACCATCGCGGCCGAGTCCCAGCGCCTCATCAACGAGACCTACTCCGCCTTCGTGCAGCAGTTCATGGGGTCGCCGGCCCGCCCGGACGTGGAGTCGCTCGACGGACTGTCGGCCACGATCGTCGTCGACCAGGAGCGGATGGGGTCGAACGGCCGGTCCACGGTCGGCACGGCGACCGACGCGTACACGATGCTGCGGATCCTCTTCAGCCGGATCGGCGATCCGCACGCGGGCACGAGCGGTGCGTTCTCCTTCAACCTGCCGGAGGGGATGTGCCCGCGGTGCGAGGGGACGGGCCGGGTGTCGAGCATCGACCTCGACGCGCTGATCGACCGCTCGAAGTCGCTCGAGGGCGGCGCTCTCGACGCGATCCCCAACTTCGTCGTCGGCGGCTGGTACTGGAAGGGCCTCGCCGAGTCGGGCCTCTATCCGGCCGATGTGCCGATCGCCGACTTCACGCCCGAGCAGATGGACGCGTTCCTCCACCGTCCGGCCACGAAGATGGCCATCGCCGGGATGACGATGACCTACGAGGGCCTCCTGGTGAAGGTCACCCGCCTCTACCTGGCCAAGGAGGCGGCGCAGCCGCACATCCGCGCTTTCGCCGAGCGGGTGGCCACCTTCGCCGCCTGTCCCGAGTGCGGAGGCGGCCGGCTCACCCGGGCGGCGCTGGAGTCGCGCATCGGGGGCCGGAACATCGCCGAGTGCGCCGCGCTGCAGGCGACCGACCTCGCCGCGTGGCTCCGCGGACTGCAGGCGCCGTCCGTCGCTCCGATCGTCGAGACCCTCCTCGGGACGCTCGACGCCCTCGTCCAGGTCGGCCTCGGCTACCTGTCGCTCGATCGGGAGTCGGGCACCCTCTCGGGCGGTGAGGCGCAGCGGGTCAAGATGGTGCGGCATCTGGGGTCGAGCCTCACGGACGTCACCTACGTCTTCGACGAGCCGACGGCGGGTCTGCATCCGCACGACGTCTCGCGGATGATCGAGCTGCTGCGCCGCCTGCGGGACAAGGGCAACACCGTCCTGGTGGTCGAGCACAAGCCGGAGATCATCGAGATCGCCGATCACGTGGTCGACCTCGGTCCGAGGGCCGGCGCGCACGGCGGCGAGCTGCGGTTCGAGGGGACGGTGGCGCAGCTGCGCACGTCGGACACCCTGACGGGCCGTCATCTCGGTCACCGCGTCCCGCTGAAGGAGGCCGTGCGCCGTCCGACCGGGGCGGTGGAGATCCGCGGGGCCTCCACGCACAACCTCCGCGGCGTCGACGTGGACGTCCCACTGGGCGTGCTGACCGTCGTCACCGGAGTCGCCGGGTCGGGGAAGTCTTCGCTCCTGCACGGCTCGCTCGCGGGTCGGCCCGGCGTGGTGGTGGCCGACCAGTCGCCGATCCGCGGGTCGCGGCGCAGCAATCCGGCGACCTACACCGGGGTCCTCGACGCGATCCGGGCGGCCTTCGCGAAGGCGAACGGTGTGCGACCGGCGCTCTTCAGCGCGAACTCGGCAGGCGCCTGCCCCGTCTGCAAGGGGGCCGGGATGATCTTCACCGAGCTGGGCCCCGCCGCGACGGTCTCGTCGGTCTGCGAGGAGTGCGACGGCAAGCGGTTCACCGCTGAGGTGCTCGAGTACCGCCTCCGCGGGAGGAACATCCACGAGGTGCTCTCGATGCCGATCGTCGACGCCGCGGAGTTCTTCGCGACCGGACCGGCGCACACGGTGCTCGCTCGTCTCGTCGACGTCGGTCTCGGCTACCTCACGCTCGGACAGCCGTTGAACACGCTGTCCGGGGGCGAGCGCCAGCGCCTCAAGCTCGCGATCAACATGGCCTCGACCGGATCCGTCTACCTGCTCGACGAGCCGACCACGGGCCTGCACCTCGCGGACGTCGACACGCTGCTCGGACTGCTCGACCGGCTGGTCGACTCCGGGAACTCGGTCGTGGTGATCGAGCACCACCGCGCCCTGATGGCGCACGCGGACTGGATCATCGACGTGGGGCCCGGAGCCGGGCACGACGGAGGGACGATCGTCTTCGAGGGGACTCCGGTCGGGCTCGCGGCGGCGGACACGCTGACCGGACGCGCCCTCGCCGAGTACGCGCGCTGA